A single region of the Ciconia boyciana chromosome 13, ASM3463844v1, whole genome shotgun sequence genome encodes:
- the GPER1 gene encoding G-protein coupled estrogen receptor 1 — protein METYSASISPVICNSTTFNLNGSHLCNESISSRLDDKSEHQQYVIGLFLSCLYTIFLFPIGFVGNILILVVNISFREKMTIPDLYFINLAVADLILVADSLIEVFNLDEKYYDITIICTFMSLFLQINMYSSIFFLTWMSFDRYIALAKVMRSNIFRTMQHARLSCGLIWMASISAALVPFTAVHLQHTGEVYFCFADVKEIQWLEITLGFIIPFVIIGLCYSLIVRVLIKAHKHRSLRLRRQKALRMIFVVVLVFFICWLPENVFISVQLLRKKSEPVSSSSPSFRHDYPLTGHIVNLAAFSNSCLNPLIYSFLGETFRDKLRLYIEQKTKMSTLHRFCQAALTSVIPDSNEQSEV, from the coding sequence ATGGAAACTTATTCTGCCTCAATATCACCTGTTATATGTAACAGCACAACTTTTAACCTAAATGGATCACATTTGTGTAATGAAAGCATATCTTCTAGATTAGATGATAAATCAGAACACCAACAATATGTTATTGGTCTTTTCTTATCATGTCTTTacacaatatttctttttcctattggTTTTGTAGGAAACATTCTGATACTGGTTGTCAACATAAGCTTTCGTGAAAAAATGACTATTCCAGACCTTTACTTCATAAATCTTGCAGTAGCTGATCTCATTTTAGTTGCTGATTCTCTAATTGAGGTTTTTAATCTTGATGAAAAGTATTATGATATCACTATTATTTGTACCTTTATGTCTTTGTTCCTTCAGATCAACATGTatagcagcattttctttctgacatgGATGAGTTTTGACAGATACATAGCACTGGCAAAAGTAATGAGGTCCAACATATTTCGCACTATGCAACACGCTAGATTAAGCTGTGGTCTCATATGGATGGCGTCTATTTCTGCAGCACTAGTTCCATTTACAGCTGTGCATTTACAACACACCGGAGAggtctatttttgttttgcagatgtaAAAGAAATCCAGTGGCTAGAAATAACCTTGGGGTTTATTATCCCCTTTGTGATCATAGGTCTTTGTTACTCATTAATTGTTCGAGTTCTTATAAAAGCACACAAGCATAGGAGTCTTCGTCTGCGGCGACAAAAGGCTCTTCGaatgatttttgttgttgtcttggttttctttatCTGCTGGCTACctgaaaatgtcttcattaGTGTTCAACTTCTTCGAAAGAAAAGCGAGCCTGTCTCTTCGAGCAGCCCATCCTTCAGACATGATTATCCTTTAACAGGACATATTGTGAACCTAGCAGCTTTTTCTAATAGCTGTTTGAACCCCTTAATTTACAGTTTTCTAGGGGAAACCTTCAGAGACAAACTGCGACTGTATattgaacagaaaacaaaaatgtcaacaTTACATCGCTTTTGTCAGGCTGCCTTAACGTCTGTCATTCCTGACAGTAATGAGCAATCAGAAGTCTGA